In Ruania zhangjianzhongii, the following proteins share a genomic window:
- a CDS encoding ATP-binding cassette domain-containing protein has protein sequence MADLVRTEQLTVTYPGARAPHLRQVSIAVGQDERVLLLGPSGAGKSTLLRTLAGVVPQTVDAEVTGQVSVCASDPRSTPVPQLAGQVATLMQDPADQLCLPTVAEEVAFALENRAVPAEQMPPRVTAALQAVGAGHLGGRRTSELSGGEGQRVALAAALVAGPRLLLLDEPTALLDPAGARSIGALLAGLDGASLLIEHRLDELGPLPTRCVVFDRCGSVVADGPSAAVLTSGEVAATGSWLPATAELTRVLRRPVSPAQLGGALTELAGRAPRPAPRPAGPVLLAARDAEVRRGESVAVAGVDLELRAGQITAVLGVNGSGKSSLLLGLAGLLPAAGVRGLARVGMVFQNPEHQFLTRTVADEIGYGLPAGAGAPAGAGPGAAVGSVLERYQLTGLAAADPFRLSGGQQRRLSLAAMTVMADDVLLADEPTFGQDRRTAAGIGAELARLAGEGRAVVLASHDLRLVAALADQVLLLAGGRPVAVGTVDEVLTPRARPRRTAPAAAAGRLAWPARCGPGCARPAGARGSAGGGGGMSGGVEARPQPAARARGSARVRGSARPAFGRPLPGDSVLHRRDPVVKLAVLLVICLVLTAVTDPVTPAVLYLLTWPVALAAGRIPAGTLLRAHLLFVAFAFSLLMVNAFTRPGQAVAHVGPAAISAEGLSIGAGLAIRTLFIGVASVTFVFTTDGARLMTSLHQHLRLDGRFAYAVLAGYRLLEQLPETWATIRAAQAVRDPRRRGISRSPRALTRAAFTLLVTSLRRAERMSIALETRGLGAGRRTIAAPSPLGRADALLAGTALVSTAVVLYASWQAGTLRGLGALGVFG, from the coding sequence GGGGTGGTGCCGCAGACCGTGGACGCCGAGGTGACCGGCCAGGTCAGCGTGTGTGCCAGCGATCCGCGCAGCACCCCGGTGCCGCAGCTGGCCGGGCAGGTCGCCACGCTCATGCAGGACCCAGCCGATCAGCTCTGCCTGCCCACTGTGGCCGAGGAGGTGGCCTTCGCCTTGGAGAATCGGGCGGTGCCGGCCGAGCAGATGCCGCCGCGGGTCACCGCCGCACTGCAGGCGGTGGGGGCCGGGCACCTGGGTGGGCGGCGTACCAGTGAGCTCTCCGGTGGGGAGGGGCAGCGGGTCGCGCTCGCCGCTGCTCTGGTGGCCGGCCCGCGGCTGCTGCTCCTGGACGAGCCCACTGCGCTGCTCGATCCGGCCGGTGCCCGCTCGATCGGTGCTCTGCTGGCCGGCCTGGACGGGGCGAGCCTGTTGATCGAGCACCGGTTGGACGAGCTCGGCCCGCTACCCACGCGCTGTGTGGTGTTCGACCGCTGCGGCAGCGTGGTGGCGGATGGGCCGAGCGCGGCCGTGCTCACCTCAGGTGAGGTGGCCGCCACGGGCTCCTGGTTACCGGCGACGGCGGAGCTCACCCGGGTACTGCGGCGTCCGGTCTCCCCGGCTCAGCTAGGTGGCGCACTCACCGAGCTCGCCGGTCGCGCGCCGCGGCCGGCTCCGCGTCCGGCCGGTCCGGTGCTGCTCGCCGCCAGGGACGCCGAGGTGCGGCGCGGGGAGTCCGTGGCGGTGGCCGGGGTGGACCTGGAGCTGCGGGCCGGGCAGATCACCGCAGTGCTCGGGGTGAACGGTTCCGGGAAGAGCTCGCTGCTGCTCGGCCTGGCGGGGTTGCTGCCGGCTGCTGGTGTGCGTGGGCTGGCGCGGGTCGGGATGGTGTTCCAGAACCCCGAGCACCAGTTCCTCACCCGCACCGTCGCCGACGAGATCGGCTACGGGCTGCCGGCCGGTGCTGGTGCTCCTGCTGGTGCTGGTCCCGGTGCTGCGGTCGGGTCGGTGCTGGAGCGCTACCAGCTGACCGGGCTCGCCGCTGCGGACCCGTTCCGGCTCTCCGGCGGTCAGCAACGCCGGCTCTCCCTGGCGGCGATGACCGTGATGGCCGATGACGTGCTGCTCGCCGACGAGCCGACCTTCGGTCAGGACCGGCGCACCGCCGCCGGGATCGGCGCCGAGCTCGCCCGGCTCGCCGGGGAGGGCCGCGCAGTGGTCCTGGCCAGCCACGACCTGCGCCTGGTGGCCGCGCTCGCCGACCAGGTGCTGCTGCTCGCCGGTGGCCGCCCGGTCGCCGTCGGCACTGTGGACGAGGTGCTCACCCCCCGTGCTCGCCCGCGCCGGACTGCACCTGCCGCCGCTGCTGGCCGCCTGGCCTGGCCCGCTCGGTGCGGCCCGGGATGCGCTCGCCCTGCTGGAGCGCGAGGCAGCGCCGGTGGGGGTGGCGGCATGAGTGGCGGCGTCGAGGCGCGACCGCAGCCGGCCGCGAGGGCAAGGGGCAGTGCCAGGGTGCGGGGCAGTGCCCGGCCCGCTTTCGGACGACCGTTGCCGGGGGACTCGGTGCTGCACCGCCGCGATCCCGTGGTCAAGCTCGCTGTGCTGCTGGTGATCTGCCTGGTGCTGACCGCGGTGACCGATCCGGTGACCCCCGCTGTGCTTTACCTGCTCACCTGGCCGGTCGCCCTGGCCGCCGGGCGGATTCCGGCGGGCACCCTGTTGCGCGCCCACCTGCTGTTCGTCGCCTTCGCGTTCAGCCTGCTGATGGTGAACGCGTTCACCCGGCCCGGGCAGGCGGTGGCGCACGTGGGGCCGGCGGCGATCAGCGCCGAGGGCCTGAGCATCGGTGCCGGGCTGGCGATCCGGACCCTGTTCATCGGCGTCGCCTCGGTGACCTTCGTGTTCACCACCGACGGCGCCCGGCTGATGACCAGCCTGCACCAGCACCTGCGTCTGGACGGACGCTTCGCCTACGCGGTGCTGGCTGGCTACCGGCTGCTCGAACAGCTACCGGAGACCTGGGCCACGATCCGGGCGGCCCAGGCGGTCCGCGACCCGCGCCGCCGCGGGATATCCCGGTCGCCGCGGGCACTGACCCGGGCGGCGTTCACTCTGCTGGTCACCTCGCTGCGCCGCGCCGAACGGATGTCGATCGCCCTGGAGACCCGTGGCCTGGGCGCCGGCCGCCGCACGATCGCCGCACCCAGCCCGCTCGGGCGCGCCGATGCCCTGCTGGCCGGGACAGCTCTGGTGAGCACCGCCGTCGTGCTCTATGCCTCCTGGCAGGCCGGCACGCTCCGCGGGCTGGGTGCGCTT